The Candidatus Manganitrophus noduliformans genome includes a window with the following:
- the ehuA gene encoding ectoine/hydroxyectoine ABC transporter ATP-binding protein EhuA yields MRDVRKSFGDLAVLRGLDLEIPPSQKVALIGPSGSGKSTVLRALMTLEKIDSGTIEIDGDPIWTLVKNGREVPANAAHLRKIRSKVDMVFQQFNLFPHMTVLRNVTEAPIHVLRLPREEAVKNAMALLEQVGLPDKAEAYPAQLSGGQKQRVAIARALAMRPKIMLFDEVTSALDPERVGEVLAVIRRLALETEMTLLIVTHEMGFAREIADRVIFMDEGRIVEDDLPEKIFSEPKHERTREFLKRVLRPLEPPR; encoded by the coding sequence CCGTCTCAAAAAGTCGCCCTGATCGGTCCGAGCGGCTCGGGAAAATCGACCGTCCTGCGCGCTTTGATGACGCTGGAGAAGATCGATTCGGGAACCATCGAGATCGACGGCGACCCGATCTGGACCCTGGTGAAGAACGGCCGGGAGGTCCCGGCGAACGCCGCGCATCTGCGCAAGATCCGGAGCAAGGTCGATATGGTTTTTCAGCAATTCAACCTTTTTCCGCATATGACGGTCCTGCGCAACGTCACCGAGGCGCCGATCCATGTCCTTCGTCTTCCCCGCGAGGAGGCGGTGAAAAACGCCATGGCGCTGCTCGAACAGGTCGGATTGCCCGACAAGGCGGAGGCCTATCCGGCGCAGCTCTCGGGCGGGCAAAAGCAGCGGGTCGCCATCGCCCGCGCCCTGGCGATGCGACCCAAAATCATGCTCTTCGACGAGGTGACGTCGGCGCTCGACCCGGAGCGGGTCGGAGAGGTGCTGGCGGTGATCCGGCGATTGGCCCTGGAGACGGAAATGACGCTGCTGATCGTCACCCATGAAATGGGGTTCGCGCGGGAGATCGCCGACCGCGTCATCTTCATGGATGAAGGCCGCATCGTGGAGGACGATCTTCCCGAGAAGATCTTCTCCGAACCGAAGCACGAGAGGACCCGGGAATTTCTCAAAAGAGTTCTTCGGCCTCTGGAACCGCCCCGATAA